The Arachis hypogaea cultivar Tifrunner chromosome 19, arahy.Tifrunner.gnm2.J5K5, whole genome shotgun sequence genome has a window encoding:
- the LOC112777652 gene encoding protein IQ-DOMAIN 19 isoform X2 produces the protein MGKAGKWLRNFLTGKKEREKEKVKDKCGGNATSLNSSNGTENPTTPNSTTPKEKRRWSFRRSSATSTSTPTTPSKELNFAESNVTASQTPQAAATTDIPLDDEQKKHAMAVAAATEAAADAAVAAAQAAAAVIRLASGSNGTAEEAAAIKIQSVFRSYLARKALCALRGLVKLQALVRGHLVRKQAKATLRCMQALVTAQARARAQRIRIASSEGKSYQKQSSFRNTTEEDLYAQVYNEMERGMEENIKIVEMDVCESKGNSRSRSSSVHKFPAYYSKEENLKVSPAPSALTEFSPRACSGHFEDCFSTAQSSPQCYSAASGVDDSKHPFSFPRPGYAEVMSYDYPLFPNYMANTESSRAKVRSHSAPKQRPDSFERQLSRRRASVEGRNVPRPVRMQRSSSHVGATNPWSAIKLDRSSVSLKDSECGSTSTVLTNTNYCRSLVAYHHHGDR, from the exons ATGGGGAAGGCAGGGAAATGGCTTAGAAACTTCTTGACagggaagaaagaaagggaaaaggagaAGGTGAAGGACAAATGTGGTGGTAATGCAACAAGTCTGAATTCTTCAAATGGAACAGAAAATCCAACCACTCCAAATTCCACAACCCCAAAGGAGAAAAGGAGATGGAGCTTTAGAAGATCATCTGCCACATCCACATCCACaccaacaacaccttccaaggaATTGAACTTTGCAGAATCAAATGTCACTGCTTCACAGACACCACAAGCTGCTGCCACCACAGATATTCCTCTGGATGACGAGCAGAAGAAGCATGCCATGGCTGTGGCTGCTGCCACGGAGGCAGCAGCTGACGCGGCAGTGGCTGCAGCTCAGGCTGCGGCTGCTGTGATCCGCTTGGCTTCTGGTTCCAATGGAACAGCTGAAGAGGCTGCAGCCATCAAAATTCAATCTGTCTTTAGGTCCTACTTG GCAAGAAAAGCATTGTGTGCTCTCAGAGGACTAGTGAAGTTGCAGGCTCTGGTAAGGGGTCACTTGGTGAGAAAACAGGCCAAGGCAACACTGAGATGCATGCAGGCTTTGGTGACAGCACAGGCTAGAGCTCGTGCTCAGAGGATCCGAATTGCATCATCAGAAGGGAAGTCTTATCAGAAGCAATCAAGTTTCAGAAACACTACAGAGGAAGATTTATATGCTCAAGTGTATAAT GAAATGGAGAGAGGCATGGAAGAGAACATCAAGATTGTGGAGATGGATGTCTGTGAATCAAAAGGAAACTCTAGAAGCAGAAGCAGCAGTGTGCATAAATTTCCAGCATATTATTCAAAAGAAGAAAACTTGAAGGTATCACCAGCTCCATCAGCCTTAACAGAGTTTAGTCCAAGAGCATGTAGTGGACACTTTGAGGACTGCTTCAGCACAGCACAGAGCAGCCCTCAATGCTACTCGGCCGCGTCTGGAGTTGACGATTCGAAGCATCCCTTCTCCTTCCCTAGGCCAGGCTATGCTGAGGTGATGTCCTATGACTACCCTTTGTTTCCAAATTACATGGCCAACACGGAATCATCAAGGGCCAAAGTGAGATCACATAGTGCACCAAAGCAAAGGCCTGATTCATTCGAGAGGCAGCTGAGCCGGCGAAGAGCTTCTGTGGAAGGAAGGAATGTGCCAAGGCCTGTGAGGATGCAGAGGTCATCTTCACATGTTGGTGCCACTAATCCATGGTCAGCAATCAAGCTTGATAGGTCCTCAGTTTCACTCAAGGACAGTGAGTGTGGATCAACAAGTACAGTCCTCACAAACACTAATTACTGCAGATCCCTTGTTGCATATCAT CATCATGGAGATAGGTAG
- the LOC112777652 gene encoding protein IQ-DOMAIN 19 isoform X1 translates to MGKAGKWLRNFLTGKKEREKEKVKDKCGGNATSLNSSNGTENPTTPNSTTPKEKRRWSFRRSSATSTSTPTTPSKELNFAESNVTASQTPQAAATTDIPLDDEQKKHAMAVAAATEAAADAAVAAAQAAAAVIRLASGSNGTAEEAAAIKIQSVFRSYLARKALCALRGLVKLQALVRGHLVRKQAKATLRCMQALVTAQARARAQRIRIASSEGKSYQKQSSFRNTTEEDLYAQVYNEMERGMEENIKIVEMDVCESKGNSRSRSSSVHKFPAYYSKEENLKVSPAPSALTEFSPRACSGHFEDCFSTAQSSPQCYSAASGVDDSKHPFSFPRPGYAEVMSYDYPLFPNYMANTESSRAKVRSHSAPKQRPDSFERQLSRRRASVEGRNVPRPVRMQRSSSHVGATNPWSAIKLDRSSVSLKDSECGSTSTVLTNTNYCRSLVAYHVSTTSLKLN, encoded by the exons ATGGGGAAGGCAGGGAAATGGCTTAGAAACTTCTTGACagggaagaaagaaagggaaaaggagaAGGTGAAGGACAAATGTGGTGGTAATGCAACAAGTCTGAATTCTTCAAATGGAACAGAAAATCCAACCACTCCAAATTCCACAACCCCAAAGGAGAAAAGGAGATGGAGCTTTAGAAGATCATCTGCCACATCCACATCCACaccaacaacaccttccaaggaATTGAACTTTGCAGAATCAAATGTCACTGCTTCACAGACACCACAAGCTGCTGCCACCACAGATATTCCTCTGGATGACGAGCAGAAGAAGCATGCCATGGCTGTGGCTGCTGCCACGGAGGCAGCAGCTGACGCGGCAGTGGCTGCAGCTCAGGCTGCGGCTGCTGTGATCCGCTTGGCTTCTGGTTCCAATGGAACAGCTGAAGAGGCTGCAGCCATCAAAATTCAATCTGTCTTTAGGTCCTACTTG GCAAGAAAAGCATTGTGTGCTCTCAGAGGACTAGTGAAGTTGCAGGCTCTGGTAAGGGGTCACTTGGTGAGAAAACAGGCCAAGGCAACACTGAGATGCATGCAGGCTTTGGTGACAGCACAGGCTAGAGCTCGTGCTCAGAGGATCCGAATTGCATCATCAGAAGGGAAGTCTTATCAGAAGCAATCAAGTTTCAGAAACACTACAGAGGAAGATTTATATGCTCAAGTGTATAAT GAAATGGAGAGAGGCATGGAAGAGAACATCAAGATTGTGGAGATGGATGTCTGTGAATCAAAAGGAAACTCTAGAAGCAGAAGCAGCAGTGTGCATAAATTTCCAGCATATTATTCAAAAGAAGAAAACTTGAAGGTATCACCAGCTCCATCAGCCTTAACAGAGTTTAGTCCAAGAGCATGTAGTGGACACTTTGAGGACTGCTTCAGCACAGCACAGAGCAGCCCTCAATGCTACTCGGCCGCGTCTGGAGTTGACGATTCGAAGCATCCCTTCTCCTTCCCTAGGCCAGGCTATGCTGAGGTGATGTCCTATGACTACCCTTTGTTTCCAAATTACATGGCCAACACGGAATCATCAAGGGCCAAAGTGAGATCACATAGTGCACCAAAGCAAAGGCCTGATTCATTCGAGAGGCAGCTGAGCCGGCGAAGAGCTTCTGTGGAAGGAAGGAATGTGCCAAGGCCTGTGAGGATGCAGAGGTCATCTTCACATGTTGGTGCCACTAATCCATGGTCAGCAATCAAGCTTGATAGGTCCTCAGTTTCACTCAAGGACAGTGAGTGTGGATCAACAAGTACAGTCCTCACAAACACTAATTACTGCAGATCCCTTGTTGCATATCATGTAAGTACTACCTCTTTGAAATTAAATTAG